Proteins encoded within one genomic window of Deltaproteobacteria bacterium:
- the ispE gene encoding 4-(cytidine 5'-diphospho)-2-C-methyl-D-erythritol kinase, translating to MKRFPLGASAVSFLAPAKLNLSLQVFGKRPDGYHHIRSVMVPVSLYDDVTVEEAPAGISVECDAPGIPTDAANSCHKAAALFLAWAGTPAGVRIRIRKAIPAESGLGGGSSDAAAALKGLIALTGKHPPPEALLAMAVRVGADVPFFLPGGAALVEGFGERLTPLPWNVPFHAVIVRPAFGLSTREGYARLGREPGGPPPRGPIPSFRTFSDVAAVVRNDFEAAWGPSHPEIAAIRRELVSAGAAAAGLSGSGSAVFGLFTSEAAARAARGKLSAGGDGGEGRRLFVARSV from the coding sequence TTGAAAAGGTTTCCCTTGGGTGCTTCCGCCGTCTCCTTCCTCGCTCCGGCAAAATTGAATCTCTCCCTGCAGGTGTTCGGGAAACGTCCCGACGGGTACCACCACATCCGTTCCGTCATGGTGCCGGTCTCCCTTTACGACGATGTGACCGTCGAGGAGGCTCCCGCGGGGATCTCCGTGGAATGCGACGCGCCGGGGATCCCGACCGACGCCGCGAACAGCTGCCACAAGGCCGCCGCCCTCTTCCTCGCCTGGGCGGGGACCCCCGCCGGGGTGCGGATCCGGATCCGGAAGGCGATCCCCGCCGAATCGGGGCTGGGGGGGGGAAGTTCCGACGCGGCGGCGGCGCTGAAAGGGTTGATCGCCCTGACCGGGAAGCACCCTCCCCCGGAAGCGTTGCTGGCGATGGCGGTCCGCGTCGGGGCGGACGTCCCGTTCTTCCTGCCGGGCGGCGCGGCCCTCGTCGAGGGGTTCGGCGAGCGGCTCACCCCCCTCCCGTGGAACGTTCCGTTTCACGCGGTCATCGTGCGCCCCGCCTTCGGGCTTTCGACGCGGGAGGGGTACGCGCGGCTCGGGCGCGAACCGGGTGGCCCCCCCCCTCGTGGTCCCATCCCGTCGTTCCGGACGTTTTCGGACGTGGCGGCCGTCGTCCGGAACGATTTCGAGGCGGCGTGGGGCCCCTCGCATCCGGAGATCGCGGCGATCCGGCGGGAACTGGTGTCCGCGGGAGCGGCGGCGGCGGGGCTGTCGGGGAGCGGGTCGGCCGTGTTCGGCCTCTTCACGTCGGAAGCCGCAGCGCGGGCGGCGCGGGGGAAATTGTCGGCAGGCGGCGACGGGGGAGAAGGGCGACGGCTCTTCGTCGCGAGAAGCGTCTAA
- the spoVG gene encoding septation regulator SpoVG, whose protein sequence is MRITEVKVFPVSDNEKLKGYATIIFDDCFVVRDIKIIQGSTSLFVAMPSKKTKNGTYRDIAHPLNNETRRMIEDAVIGAYERGAGAVLDGVAAAR, encoded by the coding sequence ATGCGTATCACCGAGGTGAAGGTCTTTCCGGTGTCGGACAACGAGAAGCTGAAAGGGTACGCCACGATCATCTTCGACGACTGCTTCGTCGTCCGCGACATCAAGATCATCCAGGGGAGCACCAGCCTGTTCGTCGCCATGCCGAGCAAGAAGACGAAGAACGGCACGTACCGGGACATCGCTCACCCCCTGAACAACGAGACCCGACGGATGATCGAGGACGCCGTGATCGGGGCGTACGAGCGGGGAGCCGGCGCCGTCCTTGACGGGGTCGCGGCCGCCCGCTAG